A single Calypte anna isolate BGI_N300 chromosome 5A, bCalAnn1_v1.p, whole genome shotgun sequence DNA region contains:
- the EIF5 gene encoding eukaryotic translation initiation factor 5 isoform X2, with product MSVNVNRSVSDQFYRYKMPRLIAKHVNPKKQTIGNSCKACGYRGMLDTNHKLCTFILKNPPESGDTGTGKKEKEKKNRKGKDKENGSVSSNETLPPPPPEEITPPQVVEEEDDDDWGEDTTEEAQRRRMDEISDHAKNLTLSEDLERTVEERVNILFDFVKKKKEEGVIDTSDKDIVAEAERLDVKAMGPLVLTEVLFDEKIREQIRKYRRHFLRFCHNNKKAQRYLLHGFECVVAVHQSQLISKIPHILKEMYDADLLEEEVILGWAEKASKKYVPKELAKEIRVKAEPFIKWLKEAEEESSGNEEDDDDENLEVVYSTTASEPKVETVKPANNKDDDIDIDAI from the exons ATGTCTGTCAACGTCAACCGCAGTGTGTCAGATCAGTTCTATCGCTACAAAATGCCCCGTCTGATTGCCAAG caTGTCAATCCTAAGAAACAAACTATAGGTAACTCTTGCAAAGCCTGTGGCTATCGAGGCATGCTTGACACAAACCATAAACTCTGCACGTTCATTCTCAAAAACCCACCTG AAAGTGGTGACACTGgtacaggaaagaaagaaaaggagaagaagaacagaaaaggcaaGGACAAAGAGAATGGTTCTGTGTCCAGCAATGAGACACTTCCACCCCCACCACCAGAGGAAATTACTCCTCCACAGGTTGTG GAAGAGGAGGACGATGATGACTGGGGTGAAGACACAACAGAAGAAGCCCAGAGGCGTAGAATGGATGAAATCAGTGACCACGCAAAGAACCTCACACTTAGTGAAGACCTGGAAAGAACAGTGGAGGAGAGAGTCAACATACTGTTTGATTTTGTGAAG aaaaagaaggaagaaggtgTCATTGATACTTCTGACAAAGACATTGTAGCAGAAGCAGAGAGACTGGATGTAAAGGCTATGGGCCCTCTAGTTCTCACTGAAGTCCTTTTCGACGAGAAGATTCGTGAACAGATAAGGAAATACAGGCGTCACTTCCTTCGT TTCTGCCACAACAACAAGAAAGCTCAGCGGTACCTTCTCCATGGCTTTGAGTGTGTGGTAGCCGTGCATCAGTCTCAGCTTATTTCTAAAATACcacatattttgaaagaaatgtatGATGCAGATCTTCTGGAAGAAGAAGTCATCCTTGGCTGGGCAGAAAAG GCCTCAAAGAAATATGTTCCAAAGGAGCTTGCCAAAGAAATACGTGTCAAAGCAGAACCATTTATCAAATGGCTAAAGGAAGCTGAAGAAGAATCTTCCGGTAAtgaagaagatgatgatgatgaaaaccTAGAG GTGGTGTACTCTACAACTGCCAGTGAACCTAAAGTTGAAACTGTGAAGCCTGCAAACAATAAAGATGATGATATCGATATTGATGCCATTTAA
- the EIF5 gene encoding eukaryotic translation initiation factor 5 isoform X1 — protein sequence MSVNVNRSVSDQFYRYKMPRLIAKVEGKGNGIKTVIVNMVDVAKALNRPPTYPTKFFGCELGAQTQFDVKNDRYIVNGSHEANKLQDMLDGFIKKFVLCPECENPETDLHVNPKKQTIGNSCKACGYRGMLDTNHKLCTFILKNPPESGDTGTGKKEKEKKNRKGKDKENGSVSSNETLPPPPPEEITPPQVVEEEDDDDWGEDTTEEAQRRRMDEISDHAKNLTLSEDLERTVEERVNILFDFVKKKKEEGVIDTSDKDIVAEAERLDVKAMGPLVLTEVLFDEKIREQIRKYRRHFLRFCHNNKKAQRYLLHGFECVVAVHQSQLISKIPHILKEMYDADLLEEEVILGWAEKASKKYVPKELAKEIRVKAEPFIKWLKEAEEESSGNEEDDDDENLEVVYSTTASEPKVETVKPANNKDDDIDIDAI from the exons ATGTCTGTCAACGTCAACCGCAGTGTGTCAGATCAGTTCTATCGCTACAAAATGCCCCGTCTGATTGCCAAG gtGGAGGGCAAAGGAAATGGAATAAAGACAGTTATAGTCAACATGGTTGACGTTGCAAAGGCGCTTAATCGGCCTCCAACGT ATCCTACCAAATTTTTTGGTTGTGAGCTGGGAGCACAGACCCAGTTTGATGTTAAGAATGACCGTTACATTGTCAATGGATCTCATGAGGCGAATAAGCTGCAAGACATGTTGGATggattcattaaaaaatttgTTCTCTGTCCTGAGTGTGAGAATCCTGAAACTGATCTG caTGTCAATCCTAAGAAACAAACTATAGGTAACTCTTGCAAAGCCTGTGGCTATCGAGGCATGCTTGACACAAACCATAAACTCTGCACGTTCATTCTCAAAAACCCACCTG AAAGTGGTGACACTGgtacaggaaagaaagaaaaggagaagaagaacagaaaaggcaaGGACAAAGAGAATGGTTCTGTGTCCAGCAATGAGACACTTCCACCCCCACCACCAGAGGAAATTACTCCTCCACAGGTTGTG GAAGAGGAGGACGATGATGACTGGGGTGAAGACACAACAGAAGAAGCCCAGAGGCGTAGAATGGATGAAATCAGTGACCACGCAAAGAACCTCACACTTAGTGAAGACCTGGAAAGAACAGTGGAGGAGAGAGTCAACATACTGTTTGATTTTGTGAAG aaaaagaaggaagaaggtgTCATTGATACTTCTGACAAAGACATTGTAGCAGAAGCAGAGAGACTGGATGTAAAGGCTATGGGCCCTCTAGTTCTCACTGAAGTCCTTTTCGACGAGAAGATTCGTGAACAGATAAGGAAATACAGGCGTCACTTCCTTCGT TTCTGCCACAACAACAAGAAAGCTCAGCGGTACCTTCTCCATGGCTTTGAGTGTGTGGTAGCCGTGCATCAGTCTCAGCTTATTTCTAAAATACcacatattttgaaagaaatgtatGATGCAGATCTTCTGGAAGAAGAAGTCATCCTTGGCTGGGCAGAAAAG GCCTCAAAGAAATATGTTCCAAAGGAGCTTGCCAAAGAAATACGTGTCAAAGCAGAACCATTTATCAAATGGCTAAAGGAAGCTGAAGAAGAATCTTCCGGTAAtgaagaagatgatgatgatgaaaaccTAGAG GTGGTGTACTCTACAACTGCCAGTGAACCTAAAGTTGAAACTGTGAAGCCTGCAAACAATAAAGATGATGATATCGATATTGATGCCATTTAA